The following coding sequences lie in one Asterias amurensis chromosome 18, ASM3211899v1 genomic window:
- the LOC139950539 gene encoding beta-lactamase domain-containing protein 2-like gives MAFMKNALLVCITAVLVVYVPSLWTKTPPTLTAGTVQSGFEPVLKVFRDNFAKGVESPTGGSAFSVYYKGSKVIDLWGGYADTEALRPWREDTMAIVYSLTKGMAATCIALLVDRGHVDYDKTVASYWPEFAQNGKENITVRMLLNHEGGLSYTDGPISFEQLADQDVLGQLLAKEAPKWEPGSAHGYHGMTFGLYVSQLLRRADPKHRTLGQFFKEEIAQTFDVDFHIGLPLEVYHRVARRPAVTTLLQTLFKGLTSPLNRQVMWAMATGKTDFLKVLNIESMTQAEHFLNPELLALEQPSASGIGTARAIAKVYGMMANGGTTRDGRKFLSDGLIKKFIGEAEKVATMDRTIGLELLFNLGFMITDEGEQQFGHPGSGGAQGRADPKWRIGMAYITSYPTPFSMGDDERFLTLEKATYECVKKLEAK, from the exons atggcgttCATGAAAAACGCACTGTTAGTGTGTATAACAGCAGTGTTGGTTGTGTACGTACCGTCCCTATGGACCAAGACGCCTCCTACACTCACGGCGGGAACTGTTCAGTCAGGATTCGAACCAGTGCTCAAGGTTTTCAG ggacaaTTTTGCCAAGGGAGTGGAGTCGCCAACAGGGGGCAGCGCATTCTCTGTTTACTACaaagggtcaaaggtcattgaCCTATGGGGAGGTTACGCCGACACCGAGGCTCTAAGGCCATGGCGGGAAGATACTATGGCCATTGTTTACTCGTTGACTAAAG GAATGGCCGCCACTTGCATTGCTCTACTAGTGGATAGAGGTCACGTTGACTACGACAAAACCGTCGCATCTTATTGGCCAGAATTTGCTCAGAACGGCAAAGAGAACATCACAGTGCGCATGCTCCTGAATCACGAG gGAGGATTGTCATACACAGATGGACCAATCAGCTTCGAGCAACTCGCAGACCAGGATGTACTGGGGCAGCTGTTAGCTAAAGAAGCTCCAAAGTGGGAACCAGGCAGTGCCCACGGGTACCACGGAATGACGTTTGGTCTCTACGTCAGCCAACTTCTACGGAGAGCTGATCCAAAGCACAGGACACTCGGGCAGTTCTTCAAGGAGGAAATAGCCCAAACTTTTG ATGTAGATTTCCACATTGGACTGCCCTTGGAGGTCTACCACCGCGTAGCTAGACGTCCGGCTGTAACAACCTTGTTGCAGACCCTATTCAAGGGTCTTACCAGCCCGTTAAACAGACAAGTCATGTGGGCCATGGCTACCGGGAAAACAGACTTCCTGAAAGTTCTCAATATAGAATCAATGACACAG GCGGAGCACTTTTTGAATCCAGAACTCCTAGCCCTCGAGCAGCCGTCTGCATCCGGTATCGGAACGGCCCGGGCCATCGCTAAGGTGTACGGGATGATGGCAAACGGAGGAACAACCAGGGACGGTCGAAAGTTTCTCTCGGACGGTTTGATCAAGAAATTTATAGGAGAGGCTGAGAAAGTTGCCACAATGGACAGAACCATTGGGCTTGAGCTGCTCTTTAATCTTGGATTCATGATCACTGATGAA GGGGAGCAACAATTTGGCCATCCTGGATCAGGTGGTGCGCAGGGGCGTGCCGATCCAAAATGGCGGATCGGTATGGCATACATAACGAGTTATCCGACCCCCTTCAGTATGGGAGACGACGAACGTTTCCTGACTCTTGAAAAAGCAACCTACGAGTGTGTCAAGAAGTTGGAGGCAAAGTAG